AAAGGCATATTTCTATTTCTGAGCGACTTAGAAAGCCACTAATCTTACATTGCGTACGCTCATACAGTGATATTTTGGGGATTAGAAAATCTTGTAAAGCTAAGATGCCTTGGATAATTCATGGATTCTCAGGTAATTCACACATCGCTACGCAATGTGTGAGGTTAGGGATATATTTGTCGTTTGGGAAAGGTTTGTTTAGGGAGAAAGTGTCCAAAACCTTTTTGTCGGTTCCTTCTGAGTTTGTATTTTTTGAAACAGATGATGACCCTAATCTGGAGATATCTTCTGTTTATGAAAAAGCGGCGGGTTTATCTGGCAGAACAGAAGACTATTGGAAATCAATGGTTTTTAAAAATTTTGATAATATTTTTTTAAAATTCAACAGTTATAATTTGTAATGATGATTTCAATGAAAGTATTTTGTGTTTTTATGGATAAAGGGGTGTCGTTTATTTAAACCTTATTCTTTTTAATGTATAATTTTTTAAAAAAAGATGATTTTTTATATGTGTTATTTTTTATTATTGCGTGTCCTTATGAATATGAGATATAACTTGGTATGACGGAGAGACCATCTGAGCTTGAGCGTTTAACGCAAGATCCTAAATTTGTAAAGTGGGTTTTACAGCCAACTGTAGAATTGGATAACTATTGGAATGATAAATTTACTTCAAATCCAATTGATAAGATTGGTCTAAAGCGTGTGGTTGAGTTAGTAAGGGTTCTTAATTCGCAGTCCACATCTAAAAGTGCAGGAAGGGATATTCAGTCTGTGCATGCGGAAGAGGAAGACTCCATATCAAGTATTGCTAGAAAGAAGATTTTTTGGTCGGGAGGGGTAGTCGTCGCTCTTGCGCTTTTTTTATTGTCATTAGCTTTTTTCCCTCTTAAGTTCGACGAGAAAATAGTGATTAACACTAAGTATGGCGAGATAAAAGAAATTTTGTTACCAGATGGTAGTAAGGCCATAATGAATGGAAATTCGACCTTAAGTTATTATGAGGATTGGGATAGGGAAGAGGAGAGGTCTGTTTGGCTGAAGGGGGAAGGTTGTTTTTTAGTGGAAAAGAAACATGGCAATGAAGGCCTGGAAAAGTTCACAGTGCATCTGGATGGATTGGATATCAATGTTTTAGGGACGGTGTTTAATGTGGACCAGAGGACGGAAAAAGTAAATGTAACTTTGGCGGAAGGAAAAGTGGAGATGATTTATATGCGTCAGTCGGGACGAAACGAAACAATTCTTTTGCCTGGCGAGACAGCAACTTTGGAGAACGGTACGTTACGAAAGACTAAATCTTCAGATGTGTGGAAGGCGTTGGAGTGGAGACAAAGAAGAATGGTTTTCGAAAATAATAGCCTGTCTGAGATTGCCTCAATTTTGAAAGAAAGGTACGGGGTGAATTTGAAATTTGAGAATCGCGAAATCAAGGAGTATCGCTTTTCTGGGACCTTCTCAAACGATGAGACTGGCCTTTTGTTACGAGCGATATCGGAAGCTTTTGATTTGAAAATACGCAAGTATAAAGAATCACATGTTTTATCTACAAAGGCTCTCGATTCTTAAACATGTGATTCTTATATCCGGCCAATCAAGGGAAATACGGATGTTCCCTTAGCTTATCCCAAAACTCCCAATATATTTTTATTAGCGCTTTATATTCGTGCTCATCTTGATGAAAATCTAAATCACCTTGCTCTTTCCACTTTTCGAGATTCTCAATAGAGTTGCAGACATTTTTATAAGTCTCCAAGAGATGTGATTGAATTTGATTTCCCCTTTCTTCTGAAGCAATATACTTGTCAACAAGCTCTGAAAGCTCATGTATAGGGTTTTGGTTGTCCTGATGAGGAACTTTGGGTTCGCTTAGTAGTTCCATGGTTTGGGTTATGTGAGTTTACATTTCAATATAGATTATGAATTCTCACAAAAAAAAGAATGATCATTAACGCAATATTAATATTTTCGTATTCAAATAAGGAGTTGATTGAAGGTGAGCTATGGGTTTATAAAAAGCTAATCTAAATAGCTGCTGAAATCTGATTTTTCAGAAACTATCGGGGAATTAGGATGGAAAATATAGAAGCTATCAGGAGTGAAAAGTCATGTTTTTCCCTAATTCTGAACCATTATAAATTAGCTGGAAGAGGTCTGTAGAGGCCTTGGAATGGTTGTTTTTGAATATTTTTGGTGATGATTTGAAGCGAAAAAGGAGAGCTACTTAAAAAAACGCTTCAAACCTGATGTAGCTCATTTGTAACTATTACCCGAAAATTATCTTTGTTGCCGAAGGTGTCCGATTGGTCGTTTCGGTCATCAGGAAATATAACTTTATAGAAATTGTTATGGCAGAGTTTTTCTATCAAAAGCCTTATCCAATACAGGAGGATACAACCGAATACAGGTTGGTTTCCAAAGAATTTGTTTCGACAGTAGAGTTTGAAGGAAAGAAGATCCTTAAAGTCGCGCCGGAAGCACTTGAGGTGCTTGCGAAAGAGGCGATGTCGGATGTTTCGTTTTACCTACGCTCATCTCACCTGAAAAAACTCCAGGCGATTCTTGATGACCCGGAAGCTACGGACAACGATCGTTTTGTGGCGTACACTCTGTTGCAGAATGCCGTAACGGCCGCCGACGGGCAATTGCCGAGTTGCCAAGATACGGGAACGGCGATTGTTATGGGTAAAAAAGGCGAGTGTGTTTGGACTGGGGTCGAAGACGCTAGGCACCTTTCCAAAGGTATCTTTGACACTTACCAAGAGCGCAATCTCCGCTACTCTCAGATTGTTCCTTTGAACATGTTTGAAGAGAAAAACACGGGGTCAAACTTGCCTGCTCAGATTGATATTTACGCCGAAAAAGGAAACGCTTACGAATTCCTTTTTATGGCTAAAGGCGGTGGATCGGCCAACAAGACTTTCCTTTATCAGAAGACGAAAGCTTTGTTGAACGAAGCGAACCTTACGGCTTTTATCCAAGAAAAGATCAAAGATCTCGGGACATCGGCTTGCCCTCCGTACCACTTGGCTTTGGTAATCGGCGGAACGTCGGCCGAGGCTAACTTGGCGGCTGTGAAGAAAGCCTCTGCAGGTTACTACGATAACCTTCCGACCGAAGGAAACGAAGGCGGTCAGGCTTTCCGTGACTTGGAGTGGGAGAGGCGCGTTCAGGAGATCTGCCAGACAAGCGGTATCGGCGCCCAGTTCGGCGGAAAGTACTTTACGCACGACGTGAGAGTGATCCGTTTGCCTCGTCACGCGGCGTCTTGCCCAGTTGGTTTGGGCGTAAGTTGCTCAGCCGACCGTAATATCAAGGCTAAAATTACGGAAGAAGGTCTGTTCGTAGAGCAATTGGAGAAAAACCCGGCTCAGTTCCTTCCTGCCAAGGCCCCTCATTTGGAGAAACCTGTAGAGGTGGATTTGAACCGTCCGATGGACGAAGTATTGGCGGAGTTGAGTAAATACCCGACCAAAACTCGTTTGATGCTGAAAGGCACTTTGATCGTGGCTAGGGATATCGCTCATGCCCGCATTATGGAAATGCTAGAGAAGGGCGAGCCAATGCCGGAATACTTCAAGAACCATCCGATTTATTATGCGGGACCAGCCAAAACGCCGGAAGGAATGCCATCCGGAAGTTTCGGACCGACAACTGCGGGACGTATGGACCCTTACGTGGAGCCGTTCCAAGCAGTTCGCGGATCGATGATCATGGTGGCTAAAGGTAACCGTACCGCTCAGGTTCGCGAATCTTGCGCCAAGCACGGCGGATTCTACCTCGGATCGATTGGTGGACCGGCGGCGATTCTTGCCAAAGAGAATATCAAATCGGTAGAGCTTGTGGATTTCGAAGAATTGGGAATGGAAGCCGTTCGTAAGATCGAAGTGGAAAACTTCCCGGCCTTCATTATTTGCGACGACAAAGGAAACGATTTCTTTGTGGAGCTCGAAGAGAAGAAGAAAGAAGCGGCTTTGGTTTAAGAGCTGTCTTCGTTTATAATATAAATTGCCCGCCGATATCCGGCGGGTTTTTTTAGTTAAACTCTATTTAACATAATGGGATTTATGATTGCTATATTATCCTCGGCTACATTTGAGTAAATAACCTAATCCCACACGCATCTCTTTTTCGTTTAGGGAAGCGAAGCCCAAACGGATACCTTCACGGTGATTCAGGCCGAAAGCGTTGAACTTTTTATAATCGGGAATCCACCATCCGTATCTTTTGATCATCCGTGCGGATACCAACTCTAGATCTAAATCATTTACAGCCTCAGCCCAGATGGACATACCGCCTGAGGGGATTTCGAACTGCAGAAATTCGGCGAAATCCTGAGTTAATATCTCAGCCATCAGGTCTCTTCGTTTTTGATAAATTCTCAGGGACTTTCGGAGATGTTGCTGGATAACGCCTTCCTTTATCAGTTCGGCGATGGTTCGTTCCAATATTAAATCGCCTTGCCTGTCAGTCAGTACACGCTCTTGCTCTATACGGTCTATAAGATTCTTGGGCGCGACCATATAGCCGACACGGAAAGTTGGCGCAAGCGATTTGGTGAAACTTCCTATATAGATCACGTTGCCGCCACGGTCCATACTCGCCAAAGGAAGATACGGACCATGCCCGTAGTGGAAATCGTAATCGTAGTCGTCTTCAATAATAAAAATTCCGAAACGATTAGCGATTTCTAATATCTTCAGTCGCCTATCGGCCGAAAGCGTTACTGTGGTTGGGTGATGGTGATGAGGCGTGAGGTACAGTCCGCGGATATTTTCCTTTTCGCAAAGCCGTTTAAAATAGTCCGCGTCTAGGCCCTCTTCATCAACGGGAATGCGTTTCAGTTTTGCGCAAGCGTCTAAAAAGGCCACGTCCGCACCAAGGTAATTACTGCTTCCTACAGCCACCTTGTCGCCTGGGCAAATAAGCACTTTGGATAGCAGATTCAAAGCCATATGACTGCCTCTGAGCACCGCTATATTTTCGGGCTTTGTGCCTAGGCCTCTGCTTCCGTTCAGAAAACAAGACAACTCCTCCCGCAATAGCGGATCGCCCAATGGAGGGCCGTAACCCAGTGAGGTGCTGTATGCGGGATTAAGCAAAATACGTTTATAATTCTGCCCCAATTCTTTAAGGGGAGCAAGCCGGACATCGGGAAGTCCTTCGTCTATTTTATGTCTATATACGCCCGTTGAATGTTGGGGAATATGATTTTTCGTCGAAACCTTAAAGCCGGTCCGCTCACTTCCCCTTTCCCTTATATTCATGTTTTTGCCCAGAGGTTGCGCTTTCGTTACAGGCAAGTTGGCCGAAACGAATATTCCCTTTCGCGGACGTTTCTCCACCCAGCCCTGACTTTCCAATTCTTCCAAAGCTTTCAGTATTGTCATCCTGTTGAGGTGCAGCGCCGAGGCCAGTTCTCTGGTCGACGGCAATTTTGAACCGGGGATTAGCCTGGATTCCGTTATCAGCTGAATGATTTGCCGGTATAGTTGTCTGTACGCAGGTTCCGGCGATTTTTTGTCAATCGTAAAAAGGGTTTCTATCGGAAGCATCTGGTATAGTGGTAAAGCTTAAACTGGTATATATAAGTCGGCCAATAATATAGGAACTTTACACTTGTAAAGAAAACGCAACTATTCGGTCTACTGAATTTTAAGACATGGAAAACTTGGAACAGATTCACAAAGTGAAAAGAGGCGGACACCGATCGGACCATAGCTGGGAAACGGTGAGCGATATCCTCGACAGTCAGTTTATCGGCTATTTCTCATGCCTCAGGGGCGATGTGCCGATAGTTCTGCCCATGGCCTACGGCAGAGTGGAAAAGACTGTTTACATCCACGGGGCCATGAAAAACGAACTGATGCGCAGTATTCTGGAATCGGGAATCTCTTCTATGACCGTATCCATCGCCGATGGCTTGGTGCTGGCGCGCTCGGCTTACCACCATTCGCTCAACTACAGGTCGGCTGTGGTGACTGGGCCGGTAAGGGACGTTACGGATCAGGAAGAAAAACTGCTTGGGCTTAAGGCAGTCACGGACCAGATGCTCGAAGGGCGTTGGGACGAAGTGAGGCCTCCGTCGGGGAATGAGATGAAGGCGACGCGTGTGTTGGCCTTTGAAGCGCAGTATTTCGTGGCCAAAAGCAGAACGGGCATGCCCGTGGACGAGAAAGAAGACGAGGCGTTGCCAATCTGGGCCGGAATAGTCCCAATTGCGGAGAAATACGGGGTGCCCGAAACAGACACGTTACCGGGAAGTGTGCAGGAACTGTCACCTTCGGTTAGAAAATTTGGAAAGAAATAATACTAAAAATAGAGGCCTTTCCATTACGGAAGGCCTCTGTCGTTTTATTGTACTAAGCGGTGGGGTTAAGATCTCCCATCCGCTTTGGTTTTATTTGCTACTAACCGTTTTCACATTGTCTTTCACAATCCTCTCGATGAGGATTCTGCGTGGATCTACGGCGGCTTTGGCCGGTTTCACATTGGCTTTTAACTTGATAATGGTTTTCTCCTTGTCAAGTTTGACCCTTTTCTGAACGATAAGCTCTTTCTCGTCACTATCGGCGTAAAGCCCTACGTCTACCCAATCGCTTATCGGAAGGCGTTGCTCGTTGCCCAAAGAGTCGGCTTTGATCTTATGCGACTCCACTTCCATTTCCACTATGAATTTCCCGTCGGCGGTTTCTTCCATGGTGGCTTCCTTCAGTCGATGATCGTAAAGAGTGATCTCCTTGAACCAATCGTTGACCAAATACTTTAACGAATCCGGCACGCGCGGCTCCAGGTGACGAAGCAAATCCAAGGAAGTCGGGTACGGAGGGTCTTCTTGGTAGCGGTATTCTTCCAAGAAATCTTTCAATGCCACGTTTACGCTGTCTTCTCCTATATAGTCTTGCAGAGCGTACAGAATCAAACTGCCCTTTCCGTAGTGGATATACCCTTGGTTTTCCACTTTGTAAAGAGGCAATTCCTTTTCCCGTTCCCTGCTTCGTCCTTTGAGGTAACGTTCGAAATTGTATTTCAGGAATTCCTTCATGCGGATATCGTCGTTGAGTTCCTTTTTCATTACCATCAACGACGAATATTCCGACAGGCTTTCGGTCAGGAATGTTCCACCCTGCATTTTTGCGGAGATTTCCTGATGCGCCCACCATTGGTGTGCCATTTCGTGAGCGATTACGGCGTCCACGAAGTTGTTTTTCTCTTCCGCGTCTTCCAAATCGATGATAAAGCCCATTGATTCGGAGTACGGCATAGTGCCGGGGAAAGCTTGGGCGAAACTGCTAAAGTTCGGGAACTCGATGATCCGTGCCTGTTTGTGGTAATAAGGCCCGAAGTTCTTGATGTAATAATCCAAAGAACGCTGTACGGCATCGGCCATCATTTCCACATTGTAGGCGTGGTTTTTATCGTAATAAACCTCTATGTCGATGCCATTCCATTTGCGGGCGAGTTTTTCGAAACGACCCGAAATAAACGAATAGAAATTCTGCGAAGGCGTATCTACTTTGTAGTGGAAATAGTTTCGGCCGTCTTTCTCCCACTTTTTCAATAAACTGCCGGGCGCTATCGCAGTCTGGTCGCCTGAGGTGGAGATGATTGTCTCCACGTTTACCAAATCCGCCTGGCCGTTGGTCAAGTAGTTTTTCTGGCAAGCCTCACCGCAGTTGGCTTCCAGTTTCGGCATACGGTCTTTGGGCGCCAGATCATACTTCTTTCGGGTATGTTTGTCCGAAAGTTCGTACCCGTCGATATAGCCGTATGCGGGCAAAATAGAACTGTTGCTCAGGAATGTGCCGTTGCTATCGATACGGCGATTTCCGGATGAATTCTCAAAGCCTTGGGTGATGTATTTGTTTTTAATCACAAAGTCCAAGGTCTCGGAAGGTTGGACTGGTTTGGCTAATTTGAAAATCTTCAGATTCATTTCCTCGTCGAAATAAACCTCTTTGGCTCCGGGAATCTCGAATTCCGTGATCCACTTGTCGTCCATAATAAAAAGCATGGAATCCACGGCCACGTTTTTCTTGTTGCGCATCCGGATAGACGCTTTTACATATACGTCGCGTCTTTCCGGGAAAAGGTCCAACTCGTACTTGGCGTCTGTAAAGGTCAGCATCGGCATGTTTTCGTACTTTTTGTACTTCTTCTCAAAATCAGCCGATTGTTGTTCCTCCTCGTCGGAAGTCTTGTATGTGTTCAGAACTTGGGTATTGTAGAAAACATATACGCCCGCCACTACAAAAAGCGCCAAGGACGCAAAAGCGACTTTCGAGTTGGTATCTCCCAAATGAGACATTGCGTAACGCAAGCGTTTGCCCAAGCTTTTGGCTACTCCCCTGCTCCACAGCATTCCGGCCACGCCCAAGGTGAAAAGGCCGAACAGAGTCCAGTAGATATTGAACCAGATGGTCGAAGCCATGCCCGGTCCGTAACCGCTGATGTCGGAATAACTCAGGCTCGGAGAACTTGCGATATCTAGCATTCTCGTGTCGATATCCAATATGGAAAGGATGATTTCGGAGACGAACATCATGACTACGGACAGGAAATATCCCACATATTTGTTCGGCAACATCACCTGGATCAGAATGAGGACAAAGCTCCAGACAGTGAAAGTGGGGAGTTTATCCACGAAAATATTCACGAAATACTGCTCAAAGTTGATGTTGGTAAACCCGTTCCCCAGCTGGTACAAGACGCCGAAAGCGGACATCACCATATAAAAACAGATCATTACGCAAATCAACGAAACTGATTTGGCGATTAGGGACACGAAACTGGTGTGTGGCGTGGCGTCTATCACTTCGTTGATCTTTACACCACGGTCTCGCCAAACCAGCTCGCCACTGAAAAAGACCATCGTAATCATCAGGAACAATAATACGGAAGAATTGATCGACCCGATGACCATATACGTGATCGGGAAAGTCTGCAAACCGTAGTACTCGTATCCGCCCCAGAGATCCGCGATCAGCATAATCAAAGCGAAGACAATCAGTATCTGAAATACGGTGCTTTTGAAAATGCTTAGGAAATTGATCTTGAAAAAACTGACAAACTGTGTCCAAGAGGCGCCGGACAGGCTGACGGTAACTCGGGGCTTGGCCAAGATAGCCTCCATTTTCGAGACAACCGTTTCCTTTTTCTTCTTCTTTTTAGCCTTTTTCTGTTTTTCCTTAAAGGAAAACAGTGAGTAAGACAATCCCAATATCACAGCGCCTAAAGCCATTACCAGTAGGCGGTTCCACAACAACAGTCCCTCAAAAGCCGGGGCCAAAGTGTTTTTCTCGGCCGGGGTGAAGTATTTGCTGGTGATGGAATATGTACTGATTCCGAAGATATCGGTCAAGCCGGCGATAGTTTCGTTATCTACATCGGACATGAGGCTGTTGGCCACACTATAACCGACAATCAACAAAATGGCGCCCACAAAAGAGATCATCGTACTGCGGAACTTGGATGCTAGCCCGAAAATAATAGCTCCGCCTATGAACGTGTTAGGCAATACGAACAGAAAGTAATTATTGATAAACGCGCTTATATTGGTCGGCCCCATACGTTCCGGATCCATCCAACCTGCCAAGGGGGCGAGCCAAGAACCTACCCAAACGCCGATAAATACGCCCAACATAGGAATAGTGGCCAGAATGAGCGCACCGAAGAAACGGCCAAAGAAATAGTCCGACTTCCGGAGCCGTGTACTGAAAATGATTTCGTGGAACTGATTGTTGAAATCGCGCAGGGCGGCATTGTTGAAAAATGCGGCGGCGACTAACAATCCGAAAATCCCCATAATCGCGGTATAGGTAGTTACGATGTGGGGCGCGTTACGGTGAATGTTCCCGACAGCCCCTCCGATAATCACGGAATCGCTACTGACGGCGCCCCCGACAAGGAGGCCGAACACAACCAGAAATATATAGACCATCGGGCGCTTTAAGCCTCCCTTTAGCTCTCGTAAAAAGAATTCTTTAAACATATGCTAATCAGGATAAAGCGTCCGACAACTGTTTTTTCTTATTGATTTTGGCGAAGAAGACATCTTCCAAATCCGCCGCTACAGGCTGAAATCCGTTTCCGGGATCAGCATCGGACAAAATGTGAATTAGGGGCTTGCCCGCCACCATTTTGTTCGAAATCAGGTTGTAATCCTGACGGTAGCGTTCCACTTCGTTGCGGCCTACGGTTTTCTCCCACACCATTCCTTCTATGTCAGTGACCGCTTGGTCCGGCGCTCCGTTGAACACGATTTTTCCGTGGTTCATAATCGCCATATCGGTACAAAGTTCGTGTACGTCACTCACAATGTGTGTAGACAGGATAATGATCACGCCTTCGCTGATATCTGCCAAAAGATTGTGGAACCTGTTCCGCTCGCCGGGGTCCAATC
This region of Fulvitalea axinellae genomic DNA includes:
- a CDS encoding FecR family protein, which translates into the protein MTERPSELERLTQDPKFVKWVLQPTVELDNYWNDKFTSNPIDKIGLKRVVELVRVLNSQSTSKSAGRDIQSVHAEEEDSISSIARKKIFWSGGVVVALALFLLSLAFFPLKFDEKIVINTKYGEIKEILLPDGSKAIMNGNSTLSYYEDWDREEERSVWLKGEGCFLVEKKHGNEGLEKFTVHLDGLDINVLGTVFNVDQRTEKVNVTLAEGKVEMIYMRQSGRNETILLPGETATLENGTLRKTKSSDVWKALEWRQRRMVFENNSLSEIASILKERYGVNLKFENREIKEYRFSGTFSNDETGLLLRAISEAFDLKIRKYKESHVLSTKALDS
- a CDS encoding M1 family aminopeptidase, which produces MFKEFFLRELKGGLKRPMVYIFLVVFGLLVGGAVSSDSVIIGGAVGNIHRNAPHIVTTYTAIMGIFGLLVAAAFFNNAALRDFNNQFHEIIFSTRLRKSDYFFGRFFGALILATIPMLGVFIGVWVGSWLAPLAGWMDPERMGPTNISAFINNYFLFVLPNTFIGGAIIFGLASKFRSTMISFVGAILLIVGYSVANSLMSDVDNETIAGLTDIFGISTYSITSKYFTPAEKNTLAPAFEGLLLWNRLLVMALGAVILGLSYSLFSFKEKQKKAKKKKKKETVVSKMEAILAKPRVTVSLSGASWTQFVSFFKINFLSIFKSTVFQILIVFALIMLIADLWGGYEYYGLQTFPITYMVIGSINSSVLLFLMITMVFFSGELVWRDRGVKINEVIDATPHTSFVSLIAKSVSLICVMICFYMVMSAFGVLYQLGNGFTNINFEQYFVNIFVDKLPTFTVWSFVLILIQVMLPNKYVGYFLSVVMMFVSEIILSILDIDTRMLDIASSPSLSYSDISGYGPGMASTIWFNIYWTLFGLFTLGVAGMLWSRGVAKSLGKRLRYAMSHLGDTNSKVAFASLALFVVAGVYVFYNTQVLNTYKTSDEEEQQSADFEKKYKKYENMPMLTFTDAKYELDLFPERRDVYVKASIRMRNKKNVAVDSMLFIMDDKWITEFEIPGAKEVYFDEEMNLKIFKLAKPVQPSETLDFVIKNKYITQGFENSSGNRRIDSNGTFLSNSSILPAYGYIDGYELSDKHTRKKYDLAPKDRMPKLEANCGEACQKNYLTNGQADLVNVETIISTSGDQTAIAPGSLLKKWEKDGRNYFHYKVDTPSQNFYSFISGRFEKLARKWNGIDIEVYYDKNHAYNVEMMADAVQRSLDYYIKNFGPYYHKQARIIEFPNFSSFAQAFPGTMPYSESMGFIIDLEDAEEKNNFVDAVIAHEMAHQWWAHQEISAKMQGGTFLTESLSEYSSLMVMKKELNDDIRMKEFLKYNFERYLKGRSREREKELPLYKVENQGYIHYGKGSLILYALQDYIGEDSVNVALKDFLEEYRYQEDPPYPTSLDLLRHLEPRVPDSLKYLVNDWFKEITLYDHRLKEATMEETADGKFIVEMEVESHKIKADSLGNEQRLPISDWVDVGLYADSDEKELIVQKRVKLDKEKTIIKLKANVKPAKAAVDPRRILIERIVKDNVKTVSSK
- a CDS encoding PLP-dependent aminotransferase family protein, producing MLPIETLFTIDKKSPEPAYRQLYRQIIQLITESRLIPGSKLPSTRELASALHLNRMTILKALEELESQGWVEKRPRKGIFVSANLPVTKAQPLGKNMNIRERGSERTGFKVSTKNHIPQHSTGVYRHKIDEGLPDVRLAPLKELGQNYKRILLNPAYSTSLGYGPPLGDPLLREELSCFLNGSRGLGTKPENIAVLRGSHMALNLLSKVLICPGDKVAVGSSNYLGADVAFLDACAKLKRIPVDEEGLDADYFKRLCEKENIRGLYLTPHHHHPTTVTLSADRRLKILEIANRFGIFIIEDDYDYDFHYGHGPYLPLASMDRGGNVIYIGSFTKSLAPTFRVGYMVAPKNLIDRIEQERVLTDRQGDLILERTIAELIKEGVIQQHLRKSLRIYQKRRDLMAEILTQDFAEFLQFEIPSGGMSIWAEAVNDLDLELVSARMIKRYGWWIPDYKKFNAFGLNHREGIRLGFASLNEKEMRVGLGYLLKCSRG
- a CDS encoding fumarate hydratase, which codes for MAEFFYQKPYPIQEDTTEYRLVSKEFVSTVEFEGKKILKVAPEALEVLAKEAMSDVSFYLRSSHLKKLQAILDDPEATDNDRFVAYTLLQNAVTAADGQLPSCQDTGTAIVMGKKGECVWTGVEDARHLSKGIFDTYQERNLRYSQIVPLNMFEEKNTGSNLPAQIDIYAEKGNAYEFLFMAKGGGSANKTFLYQKTKALLNEANLTAFIQEKIKDLGTSACPPYHLALVIGGTSAEANLAAVKKASAGYYDNLPTEGNEGGQAFRDLEWERRVQEICQTSGIGAQFGGKYFTHDVRVIRLPRHAASCPVGLGVSCSADRNIKAKITEEGLFVEQLEKNPAQFLPAKAPHLEKPVEVDLNRPMDEVLAELSKYPTKTRLMLKGTLIVARDIAHARIMEMLEKGEPMPEYFKNHPIYYAGPAKTPEGMPSGSFGPTTAGRMDPYVEPFQAVRGSMIMVAKGNRTAQVRESCAKHGGFYLGSIGGPAAILAKENIKSVELVDFEELGMEAVRKIEVENFPAFIICDDKGNDFFVELEEKKKEAALV
- a CDS encoding pyridoxamine 5'-phosphate oxidase family protein; this translates as MENLEQIHKVKRGGHRSDHSWETVSDILDSQFIGYFSCLRGDVPIVLPMAYGRVEKTVYIHGAMKNELMRSILESGISSMTVSIADGLVLARSAYHHSLNYRSAVVTGPVRDVTDQEEKLLGLKAVTDQMLEGRWDEVRPPSGNEMKATRVLAFEAQYFVAKSRTGMPVDEKEDEALPIWAGIVPIAEKYGVPETDTLPGSVQELSPSVRKFGKK